The proteins below come from a single Strix uralensis isolate ZFMK-TIS-50842 chromosome 8, bStrUra1, whole genome shotgun sequence genomic window:
- the ELOVL1 gene encoding very long chain fatty acid elongase 1: protein MEGIVTMYQDFMKKADPRIADYPLMQSPFLVMGILLAYVYFVLSLGPRLMANRKPLNLKKFMVLYNFFLVGLSLYIVYEFLMAGWLTGYTWRCDPVDFSQDPKALRMVSVAWLFVFSKFIELTDTVIFVLRKKNEQVTFLHLFHHSVLPWSWWWGAKFGPGGMGSFHAMINSMVHVVMYFYYGLSAAGPAFQKYLWWKKHITAIQLAQFVIVSVHISQYYFMPSCQYQFPIFIHLIWIYGTIFFILFSNFWYQSYTKGKRLPRVAQQAAQHNGSSIHENGTVTNGKVKAN from the exons ATGGAGGGGATTGTGACCATGTATCAGGACTTCATGAAGAAAGCAG ACCCCCGCATCGCTGATTATCCACTGATGCAGTCCCCGTTCCTTGTGATGGGCATCCTTCTGGCATATGTCTACTTTGTACTATCCTTGGGTCCCCGGCTAATGGCCAACAGGAAGCCTTTAAACCTGAAGAAGTTCATGGTGCTATACAACTTCTTTCTGGTGGGACTCTCACTTTACATAGTCTATGAG TTCCTGATGGCAGGGTGGCTTACTGGGTACACCTGGCGATGTGACCCTGTGGACTTCTCACAGGACCCCAAGGCCCTCAGG ATGGTCAGTGTCGCTTGGCTCTTTGTCTTCTCCAAATTCATTGAACTGACAGACACG GTTATCTTTGTCCTGCGGAAGAAGAATGAACAGGTCACATTTCTGCACCTCTTCCACCACTCAGTTCTGCCTTGGAGCTGGTGGTGGGGAGCCAAGTTTGGTCCAG GGGGAATGGGCTCATTCCATGCCATGATCAATTCCATGGTGCATGTTGTCATGTACTTCTACTATGGGCTCTCAGcagcaggacctgccttccaGAAGTACCTTTGGTGGAAGAAGCACATCACAGCCATCCAGCTG GCACAGTTCGTGATTGTCTCCGTCCACATATCCCAGTATTACTTCATGCCCAGCTGCCAGTACCAGTTCCCCATCTTCATCCACCTCATCTGGATTTATGGGACCatcttcttcatcctcttctcCAACTTTTGGTACCAGTCCTACACCAAGGGCAAACGGTTGCCCAGGGTGGCTCAGCAAGCAGCCCAGCACAATGGTAGCAGCATCCATGAGAATGGCACAGTCACCAACGGCAAGGTCAAAGCCAACTAG
- the CDC20 gene encoding cell division cycle protein 20 homolog — translation MLPLRGAAGASAAEWSAMAQFVFEADLHGLLKLDTPIPNAPPARWQRKAKESGAPGPSPAAGLSPMKPVNRSHSFSKTPSRTPGKSGSKIQSTPTKAGGDRYIPNRSTMQMEMANFLLTKENDPAEESPTKKEQQKAWAVNLNGFDIEEAKILRLTGKPQNAPEGYQNNLKVLYSQKVTPGSSRKNGRYIPSMPDRILDAPEIRNDYYLNLIDWSSQNFLAVALDNSVYLWNHASGEIIQLLQMEHPDDYVSSVSWIKEGNYLAVGTSNAEVQLWDIQHQKRLRNMTSHSSRVGSLSWNSYILSSGARTGHIHHHDVRVAEHHVATLAGHTQEVCGLKWSLDGRYLASGGNDNLVNIWPCTQGDSGHFAPLQTFTQHQGAVKAVAWCPWQSNVLATGGGTSDRHIRIWNVCSGTCLSIVDAHSQVCSILWSTNYKEFISGHGFAQNQLVIWKYPTMAKVTELRGHTARVLNLTMSPDGATVASAAADETLRLWRCFELDPIKKKEKEKANSAKSSIIHQGIR, via the exons ATGCTGCCTCtgaggggggcggcgggagctTCGGCCGCAGAGTGGAG CGCCATGGCGCAGTTCGTGTTCGAGGCGGACCTGCACGGGCTGCTGAAGCTGGACACACCGATCCCCAACGCGCCGCCCGCGCGGTGGCAGCGCAAGGCCAAGGAAAGCGGCGcccccgggcccagccccgccgccggcctGTCGCCCATGAAGCCCGTCAATCGCTCCCACAGCTTCAGCAAGACGCCGTCCAGGACACCCG GTAAATCTGGATCCAAAATCCAGAGCACCCCAACAAAGGCTGGGGGCGATCGCTACATTCCCAACCGTAGCACTATGCAGATGGAGATGGCCAATTTCCTCCTAACCAAAGAGAATGACCCTGCTGAGGAGTCACCTACCAAGAAG GAGCAACAGAAAGCCTGGGCAGTGAATCTGAACGGCTTTGACATAGAAGAGGCAAAGATCCTCCGCCTCACTGGAAAGCCACAGAATGCTCCGGAAG GCTATCAGAATAACCTGAAAGTGCTCTACAGTCAGAAAGTGACACCTGGATCCAGCAGGAAGAATGGCAGATACATTCCCTCAATGCCAGACCGGATCCTGGATGCACCAGAGATCCGCAACGACTATT ATCTGAATCTCATTGACTGGAGCTCTCAGAACTTCCTGGCAGTGGCTCTGGACAACTCTGTCTATCTGTGGAATCACGCCTCTGGGGAGATCATCCAGCTGCTGCAGATGGAGCATCCAGATGACTATGTTTCCTCTGTGTCATGGATTAAAGAAGGAAACTACCTTGCTGTTGGCACAAGTAATGCTGAGGTCCAG CTATGGGACATACAGCACCAGAAACGCCTCCGAAATATGACCAGCCATTCTTCCCGTGTGGGGTCCCTCAGCTGGAACAGCTACATCCTCTCCAG CGGGGCACGGACTGGCCACATCCACCACCACGATGTCAGAGTGGCTGAGCATCATGTGGCCACACTTGCTGGCCACACGCAGGAGGTGTGTGGACTCAAGTGGTCTCTAGACGGCCGCTACCTGGCTAGTGGTGGCAATGACAACCTGGTGAACATCTGGCCATGCACCCAGGGGGACAGCGGACACTTTGCTCCTCTACAGACCTTCACTCAGCACCAGGGTGCTGTCAAG GCCGTGGCATGGTGTCCCTGGCAGTCAAATGTTTTAGCCACTGGAGGCGGGACTAGTGACAGACACATCCGCATCTGGAATGTGTGTTCTGGCACCTGCCTCAGTATTGTTGATGCCCATTCCCAG GTCTGTTCTATCCTGTGGTCAACAAACTACAAGGAGTTCATTTCAGGCCATGGCTTTGCACAAAATCAGTTGGTTATATGGAAGTATCCGACGATGGCCAAGGTCACTGAGCTGCGAG gtcACACTGCCAGGGTCTTGAACCTGACTATGAGCCCTGATGGTGCAACAGTGGCCTCAGCAGCTGCTGATGAAACACTGCGGCTCTGGCGCTGTTTTGAGTTGGACCCCAtaaagaagaaggagaaagagaaggcaaACAGTGCCAAAAGCAGCATTATTCACCAGGGCATCCGATAA